A part of Neovison vison isolate M4711 chromosome 6, ASM_NN_V1, whole genome shotgun sequence genomic DNA contains:
- the ARL14 gene encoding ADP-ribosylation factor-like protein 14, with protein MGLLSSKNPKTKQARILLLGLDSAGKSTLLYKLKFAKDITTVPTIGFNVEMIELEKSFSLTVWDVGGQEKMRTVWEYYCENTDGLMYVVDSTDKQRLEDSRRELKHILKNEHIKNVPVVLLANKQDVPGALTAEDITRKFRVKQLCSDRNWYVQPCCAITGDGLMDGFRKLTEFVKSHVKSRGDTLAFFR; from the coding sequence aTGGGTCTACTGAGTTctaaaaaccccaaaaccaagcAAGCCCGgattcttcttctgggacttgaCTCAGCTGGGAAGTCTACGCTCCTTTACAAATTAAAGTTTGCTAAGGATATTACGACCGTCCCAACAATAGGTTTCAACGTAGAGATGATCGAGTTGGAAAAGAGTTTTTCACTCACAGTCTGGGATGTTGGAGGACAGGAGAAAATGAGAACTGTGTGGGAGTATTACTGTGAGAACACCGATGGGCTGATGTATGTTGTGGATAGTACGGACAAACAGCGACTGGAAGACTCCAGGAGAGAACTAAAGCACATTTTGAAGAATGAACACATTAAAAATGTGCCTGTTGTCCTGTTAGCCAACAAACAGGATGTGCCTGGAGCTCTGACTGCCGAGGACATCACCAGAAAGTTCAGAGTGAAGCAGCTCTGCAGTGACCGGAACTGGTATGTACAGCCCTGCTGTGCCATCACTGGGGATGGACTGATGGACGGGTTCAGGAAACTGACTGAATTTGTGAAAAGCCACGTGAAATCAAGAGGAGACACTTTAGCATTCTTTAGGTAG